The Pseudanabaena sp. PCC 6802 genomic interval GGCGCAGCCCCACATCCCCTTTTTCACAAATCATTTGTGATTGCTATATATGCGATCGCGATCGCTAACTTCCAGGATCGAAATCACAATACTCTAATAACTCAAATCACAGAAATCTGCGATGGAGCGATCGAGAATATTGGTAATTAAGCTTATAGCACTACGAAATTAAGGGGTACAGGGATAGCAGCCCTTCATAGGGACGCAGCACCTCCAGCCCCATCTCACAAACCAGTTTGCTGCTATATATGCTTAAAGCACGTAAAACAATCGTTAAACATCACCAAGCGATTGTTAAACATCCTCTATATTTTCTAGATATTAAGGTTGAGGTAATTTGGTTATGACTACTCGTAAGTTATTACAGCAGGTGGTTCTGGCTGGACTTGTGACAATGCCGATTATGGCAATGGGTGCTACTGCGGTATCCGCACAAAACTTATATGGCGCGATCGCCCGTTCCCGTTCCACAGGAGATAAAGGCTTTGCCTGGAACTATAGTACTCGCTATGAAGCCGAAAGAAGAGCGATCGCCGAATGTAATAGTTACTCTGGAGCTGGTGATTGCCGCGCATTGCTGTGGTTTAGAAATGCCTGTGGCAGCATAGCCGAGTCTAACGATGGTGGGGCTGGTACTGGCTGGGGTACGACTAGAGCTTTATCCCAAGATTACGCGATCGATTCATGCAGCGGTGTAGGTAGTGGCTGTCGGGTCACCAGAACAATTTGCACTGGTCGGTGATTTGCTTTTTAGGAGGCAGGGAAGAATTATGAAAAGTACCGCAAAGTACCTCCTAAATTAAGCATACACAAATAACTAATAGGGATAACTTACATGATGATGCGTCAATTAGGTCGACATCTAGTTCTGGCCGGAGTGATGGCAGTGCCAATGGTAGCAATGAGTGCGGCGGCTGCTTCTGCAGGAGATTTATACGGGGCAATAGCCCGTTCCCGTTCCACCGGAGATAAAGGATTTTCGTGGAACTATAGCACTCGCTATGAAGCTGAAAGAAGAGCGATCGCCGAATGTAGTAGTTACTCTGGAGCTGGTGATTGCGAAGCTTTGTTGTGGTTTAGAAATGCCTGCGGCAGTATCGCCGAGTCTAACGATGGTGGTGCCGGGACTGGTTGGGGTACGACTAGAGCTTTATCCCAAGATTACGCGATCGATTCATGCAACAGCGTAGGCAGCGGTTGTCGGGTCACCAGAACAATTTGTACTGGCAACTAAAACTTTACTGCTGGAGTTGTCTGGCAAATACCCCCCTATGCGTGCATATTATTAATGTTGTCAAAAAGCTGACCACTAGTAAGTGCTTGTGGAAATTCCGTTAATTCGAGATGTGGGCGAGCAGGGACTTTTGCAACTGTTTCGCCCCTTTTGCTCTGACCTGGTTGGCGACGATGCCGCTGTGATGGGAGCGTTGCCAGAAGATCGCGAGCTGGTAGTAACGACGGACATGCTTGTTGATGGCGTGCATTTCAGCAATGCTACTACCAGTGCCGGAGATGTGGGCTGGCGAGCAGCGGCAGTTAACTTATCAGATCTGGCTGCTATGGGTGCCCAGCCTTGGGGCGTGACGATCGCGGTAGGATTGCCCCCCACAACTTCAGTGGATTGGATTAAATCTGTCTATCAGGGCTTCCACGACTGCTTGCAACAGTATGGCGTGCAGTTAGTGGGAGGGGATACGGTGCGATCGCCCCATACTTGCATATCCGTCACGGCCTTTGGCACGGTGATGCGGGGTCGAGTTATCCAAAGACACGCAGCACAAGATGGCGATCTAATTCTGATTACGGGAAACCACGGACTATCCAAAGCGGGCCTAGAACTACTACTACATCCTGAATTGGCCGATCGATTATCAGATTCCTCGTTCAGAGAGGAAATCATCTCTAGTTTAGTGCGATCGCATCAAAGGCCAACACCTCGTTTGGATGTCCCACCATTAATCTGGTCGATTTTGCAAGAACAAGCTCTATCGCCTCCTATTAGACTGGCGGGTATGGATAGCAGTGACGGGCTTGCAGATGCAGTTCTGCAAATTTGTCGTGCCAGTGGTGTCGGCGCTCGTTTAGATTGGCAGGAAATTCCAATCCCAGAAGTAATAGAACCCCTGGCAGGCGATCGGGCATTAGATTGGGTACTGTATGGTGGTGAGGACTTTGAACTGGTTTTGTGCTTGCCCCCTCGCGTAGCAAAAGCCTTAGTAGCACGGTTGCCAGAGGCAGCTATTATAGGGGAGATTATCAGTGGCGATCGCGTTGAAGGTTTAGCTTGGCAAAGCACGTTTCAACATTTCCAGAGCCAGTAGATATTGGCATATTATGGCGGTCTATCAAGTACGTCTGCTCAATCCCTCGCTAGGTCTCGATCGCACGATCGCGGTACCAGATGACGAATATATCCAGGATATGGCGATCGCAGAGGGAATTAGATTGCCCGCCGGATGCCGTCAAGGTAACTGTTCTGCTTGTATTGTTAAAGTAGCGATCGGTGAGGTCGATCAAAGCGAGCAGAAGTTTCTGCGCCCAGAGGAAATTGCCGCTGGCTATGCCATTACCTGTGTTGCCTATGCCTTGTCGGACTGCACCTTAGAAACTCATCAAGAAGGAGTTTTATACAAGTCCTCTCTTTATGCACCCGTGCCGGAGTTAAAGAAAAGTGAAAGCCAAAGCGATCGCCAATCGGAAACATAAACCCATCGTACCGCCGCCAACTCCAATTCGGCAGCAGTACGAACAGCATAGCGTGCGCGGTTTTTACGAACAATTTGGTGCCGAATATCGCAATCCCCATGAAAGCGCGATCGTGGCTCTAGTTACATCCGCAGTCGAGCGCTGGCAATTAAATTGCGATCGGGTGTTAGATTTAGCTTGCGGTAGCGGTGAAGTAACTCTGGCTCTACGCGGCTCAGGCTATGCAAATATTACTGGGATCGATCCCTACACCTATGCAGCCTATCAGCACCGCACGGGTCTAGAAGCTGAAACCTATAGCTTTGAAGATATTGCCGCTGGTATGCTTAGTGACAGGTACTATAGTTTAATTGTTTGCAGTTTTGCCCTACATTTAATTCCCTCATCCTGGTTACCTCTAGTTGTTTATCAACTCAGACAAATCGCGCATAGCCTGGTGGTAATTACCCCTAATAAATCCCCACAACTAAAACCAGAATGGGGATGGACTTTTCTAGATGAGATAGAAAGCGATCGCGTTCGAGCGAGGCTATATCAATAAATGCCACACCAGAATAAAGGAAATTTAACAAATTCCAGTGACGCTGACGATCTCCCAGGTCATGACTTGGCAGATCGCCTCCTCAATGCGCTCGCACAATCGGAAGTTGCGCAGCTAATTGATGCTTTGTTTCAGGTTTTACCCCCTCAATTGCAAGAGCAAGCGATCGCTCAGCTCTCTCCTAACACGCAACAAGTTATAAAGCAAATTCTGGCTCTACCACCTACAGATAGGCCAGCTCAGACAAATGCTCCAACCGAGCAAACTGTTTCGCTAGCTAAACAGGCGCAGATCTGGTCTGAACTATGGCAAGATTGGGATGCGATCGTAGAAGAAGCTGCCCAAGAAGAGGGAAAGTATATTGTCCAAGAAGAGCACTGGGAGCCACCCTATTTTGATGCCACCACATTTAATGAGGATTTAGAGAAACTTGCTGACAAGATGCTGCCAATGGTTCAGATCGCATTTGAGCATGGATTTACACCCGATCGTAGTTTTGTTGCTGCCCTTTTGGATGCAGAGGCAGATATTTTGACAAGCATCCCAGATTGGATGGAAATTACCGACGGAATATATTTAGAGCGGCAATTAACCCACTGCGCACTGCAATGGGAATGGCTAACTATTCAGCAACAAGGACAGGATGCCTTTGATTTTACTCAACACATGTGCCAGTACGAGCAAGAATTTCAAGAGGTAAAGTTTGATAGTGATGTAATTCCCGATTTCCTGGTGCAGTTATCTCAATCCGATCGGCGGTGCATTTTAGCAGGATTAAACGCGAACAAAGAAACTCCTCTATGGAGTCGCGTGCTGAGTGATGTCCATTCTCATTGGTACGATCTCTATCTAAACCTTATCGAGCAATTTACGCCTGAAGTCTATTTGGATAATCTGCGCGAAACGATTCCACAACGGTGGCAAAATGGTTTGCCCGTTATTAATGCCTTACTGACCGCACGTAACTATACAGAAAGTCTGAATGCGATTTCAGAAACACTGAGAGCATTTCTGAAATCAAATCGGGGAGAGGCGAATTGGATGCCTGAAACTTCACTTTTGCTGTCTAGCTCGGGCTTTTACTATCTGAGCGAGTCGGAAAATATTCTTCTACTATTGCGCTATTACCAGCAAACCACACTGGAGTTAAATCAAACAGAGCGAGCAAATGCTCTAGAGATTCAGCAGACAGCGATCTCCGAGTGGTTTAACTGGTCGGAAATGTTTAAGGTCTTTGCTGAAGTATCCCTATCTAAATCTACGCACCAAGCACTGTTTACATCATGGCGAGGTTACATCGATCGCCAATCTAAACCCCATGCTTGGGGTGGATATGGCACAGTCAAAGTCGATGATTGGTGGGTTCCCTGGCTGATTGATAGCATTGCCGATCCCCAAAAAGGAGCAACCTGGTTTGGGGAGAAAATTACCCAATGGATTGCAAATCTACCTGGAGACAAAACTCAGTTAGGTGAGAACTACGACATACTACGACTTTTAACTAAAGATCTAGTCGCAATCCAACCCCAGAGGCAGTCATTCTATCCTCAGTTCCATCAGGTTGTGATTCATCCGCAAATGGCATCTCAACAAAGCGATCGATCTCGGCAAGAGTATCTTCAACAATACGCACCGACTGATTTGTGGGATCGGGTAATGAATTATTGGAAAACCAACCTGCAGTACTTTATCCCGAAGCCGGAGTTTGCTCAAAAATCTGACTATAAGGAACATGCGCGTTGGATGCTGACTCTGAAGGAGTTATCCCCACAGGACTATGCAACTCTCTTGGCTCAGTGGCAAGTAGTTCACCAACGACGGAGCAATCTGTGGAAAGCGATGGGACAGATGGGATTAGTTTAATTATGACTATTTCATTTCCCCAATTGGATAAAGGAGGTTAAAGATGAGCGAGCATCAATATTACGAATTTCAGACAATCGATCGCCCGCTCTCCACAAGCGAACAAGCGGAGATTAAAAAGCTATCTAGCCGGGTTCAACTCACTCCCACACAAGCGATCTTTGTTTATAACTTTGGTGATTTTCGTGGTAAGCCCGAGCAAATATTAACCCAATATTTTGATGCCATGTTTTACATCGCTAACTGGGGTACCTGGCAACTAATGTTTCGGTTCCCCAAAGCGATTATTGACCCGAGTTGGTTTGTACCCTATGACCTGCCCAATGCGATTACTGTTACCACAACCCCTAAATATATAGTCCTTGATATTCAAATTATCGAGGAAGATGGATTTGGATGGGTTGAAGGTGAGGGGTGGTTGCCAGAGCTGCTGCCGCTGCGCAACGATCTATTGAGTGGAGATTTACGCTTGCTGTACCTGGTGTGGTTGCGAGTAGCTCCCTACCTAGCTGGAGAAGAGCTGGATGACGATCCGATTGAACCACCAATTCCTCCTAATTTAAGTCAGCTATCCCCACCGTTGGAAGCGTTTATTAAATTAGTAGAACTCAATCCCGATTTAGTTGATGCTGCGGCTCAGGCAAGTACTCGCCACCAAGCATCTTCAGATTTGCCTTTGGAGAATTGGTTGTCTGCTCTTTCGGAAGCCGAGAAGCAGAAATTTCTGCTTAAACTCTTGCAGCGAGAACCCCATACCGATCTGCAGTTGATTAATCGCTTGAAGGAGTTAGCGGGGGCAGGTCGATCCTCTCCTCCATTCACTCCAGGTCAACGCCGATTATCCGAATTAGAAGCGATCGTCGATACATTGAGAGCGAAGCGCGAACAAAAAGAACAAAATGCGGCAAAGAAAAAACGCATTAAAGAACTAGAAGCACTAGCGCCCCAAGAAGCTGAAGCATGGCAAAGAGTAGGGCAGCTAATCGAATTTAAGCAGGCTAAACCTTATGATGAAGCCGCTGCCCTACTCAAAGATTTGCTCGATCTTGCAGACTATCAAGGGCGATTGCCGGAATTCGATCGACGCTTTGAAAAGCTCAAGTCAGACTATAGTAATCGCCCAGCCTTAATCGCGCGTCTCAGAAAAATTAGATCGTAGCTTATTGAGGTATAGCGGCTGCAATCGAGCTATACTGGGAACAGTAGGCAAAGAGAGCAATCCTTTATTCAGATAGCAGTTTGGATAAGGATTTAGATATAAAAAGCAAGATCTACGCTGAAGCAGGAATTCCTGAATATTGGGTAGTCGATCTCAGAAATAGGCAGCTTATCGTATTTCGAGATCTCCAGTATGGGGAATATAGATCGAAATCCACCCTAACTGGTGGGACGATTTATCCTCTAGCTTTTCCCGATCTCCCTGTATCGATTAGCGAAATTATCAGTAATGCATGATATATTGCTCCGGCAACCTGAGATATTACAGGAGATACGGTTGTTTCAAGGGTCACTACCTAAAAAATGCAGGCTGTATTATTGCCGGAGCAATAGCTATAGCCAACAGGCTTAGGACGGGGGGCAGGGGTAGAACCTCTGCGTGGGGGCGTAGCCCCCACACCCTCTTGTACTAACAGATTCTGAATATAGCTATATTCAACTGTGAATTATCTTGCTCATTTGTTCGAGGTTTAAGACTTCTGCTAGTTGCTCCTCTGACATTAAACCCTTTTCTAAGACGATTTGGCGGAGGGATTTACCCGTCGCCAGCGACTCCTTGGCAATGTCCGCGCTATTAAGATAGCCAATGTGCGTGTTTAGAGCCGTGACCAGAGATAAACTGCCTTCCGCATAGTCAAGGCAGCGATCGCTAACTGCGGTAATTCCTCTAATACACTTCTGCGCTAAGCTTTGCAGTGCATTACCCAAAATTTCAATACTGTGTAGCAGGTTATAGGCGATCGAGGGCATCATCACGTTTAGCTCCAATTGACCTGCTTGTGACGCGATCGCAATGCTAGCGTCGTATCCCATCACCTGAAAACAGACCATATTCGTCATCTCAGCAATCACGGGATTGTATTTACCTGGCATGATCGAAGATCCTGGCTGTACTGGGGGGAGTTGAATTTCCTTCAAGCCTGTTTTAGGCCCAGAGTCGAGCAGGCGCAGATCGTTGGCTATTTTGTTGCAATCCTGGGCCAGGTTGCGCAAAGCCCCCGATACATGCACGAATGGAGCCATACTCTGCATGGCTGCCATCAGATGCGGTGCTGGCTGCAAATTGAATTTAGTTAATTCACTCAGAACGGCAGCGACGCGATCGCAGTATTGGGGGTGGGTATTCAGTCCCGTGCCAGCCGCACTACCGCCCAAACCAAGTTGCTTGAGATCGTCAGCAGCTTGACAAATCCGTCGTGTGTGGTCGGTAATAATCTGAGCATAGGCACCAAACTCATCTCCCAGTCTGACAGGTACGGCATCTTGCAGGTGCGTGCGCCCCGACTTCACAATATCCTGAAACTCCTCGGCTTTTTGGGACAGCTCAGCCTCAAGACTAGAAAGAGCCGGATACAGAAATCGCTCTAACGCCATCAACGCCCCAACCCGAATCGCTGTAGGAATAACGTCGTTGGTAGACTGGCCGTAGTTGACCAGATCGTTGGGACTAACGCGCTTGTAATTACCTTTGACATCGCCCAAGATCTCCAGAGCTAGATTTGCCAGCACCTCGTTGACGTTCATGTGATGCGACGTACCTGCACCTGCTTGGTAAATATCGACAACGAATTGATCCCGCAGATTGCCGTTCAAGATCCGATCGCAGGCTGTAGCGATCGCCGCGCCCACATCCGCAGGAATGCAACCTAACTCGGCATTCACCAGTGCCGCCGCCTTTTTGATTAGCAGGCAAGCATCCACATAAATGGGTAAAGGCTTAATTCCACTAATCTCGAAGTTAGCGATCGCCCTAGCAGTTTGAATGCCGTAATAAGCCGTATCAGGTATGAGCATCTCGCCCATAGAGTCTCGCTCAATTCGATTTTGGTTCATACGTTATCGATCGGATATTTATTAAGTATTTATACAGCAATTGCAGGAGCGATCGCGGCTAATACAAGGGAAGCGTATCAGTGTGGGGCATTTCCCCCACATCCGATCTCAAACCAGATCGATTTTTGCGATGAGTGTTTATACATGCCTGGTGAACGGGAATAATAAGCACAAATAATAAGGGAAATATCAAATTTTGAAGACATTATTAAATTAACTTCTTCTTCGGGATCGCTGCATGATAATTCCAGTAACGATCCCAATGTGATTGATTCCCTAAGCCCTACTGCATAATTATGCACGTATCTAAATTCTGAATCGCTTTAAGCACACTTTGAGCAAACACGCACACATTGTAATGGCTTTGCAATAAATGAATTTCTTTACAAATTCAGGTTTAACTTGTCGTTTTTGTCATCATTACGATCCCATTGGTAGGAGGGGTGGCAACTGTCAGAAACTACAAGCTTTAGTAGAGGCTACCTGGGAAGCCTGCTCCCTTGCTGTTCCAGCCTTCGATCGCGAATGGGAAACTCCGGCGGAAGTAGCAAAT includes:
- a CDS encoding DUF4189 domain-containing protein; protein product: MTTRKLLQQVVLAGLVTMPIMAMGATAVSAQNLYGAIARSRSTGDKGFAWNYSTRYEAERRAIAECNSYSGAGDCRALLWFRNACGSIAESNDGGAGTGWGTTRALSQDYAIDSCSGVGSGCRVTRTICTGR
- a CDS encoding Uma2 family endonuclease, giving the protein MDKDLDIKSKIYAEAGIPEYWVVDLRNRQLIVFRDLQYGEYRSKSTLTGGTIYPLAFPDLPVSISEIISNA
- a CDS encoding aspartate ammonia-lyase, whose translation is MNQNRIERDSMGEMLIPDTAYYGIQTARAIANFEISGIKPLPIYVDACLLIKKAAALVNAELGCIPADVGAAIATACDRILNGNLRDQFVVDIYQAGAGTSHHMNVNEVLANLALEILGDVKGNYKRVSPNDLVNYGQSTNDVIPTAIRVGALMALERFLYPALSSLEAELSQKAEEFQDIVKSGRTHLQDAVPVRLGDEFGAYAQIITDHTRRICQAADDLKQLGLGGSAAGTGLNTHPQYCDRVAAVLSELTKFNLQPAPHLMAAMQSMAPFVHVSGALRNLAQDCNKIANDLRLLDSGPKTGLKEIQLPPVQPGSSIMPGKYNPVIAEMTNMVCFQVMGYDASIAIASQAGQLELNVMMPSIAYNLLHSIEILGNALQSLAQKCIRGITAVSDRCLDYAEGSLSLVTALNTHIGYLNSADIAKESLATGKSLRQIVLEKGLMSEEQLAEVLNLEQMSKIIHS
- a CDS encoding class I SAM-dependent methyltransferase, translating into MKAKAIANRKHKPIVPPPTPIRQQYEQHSVRGFYEQFGAEYRNPHESAIVALVTSAVERWQLNCDRVLDLACGSGEVTLALRGSGYANITGIDPYTYAAYQHRTGLEAETYSFEDIAAGMLSDRYYSLIVCSFALHLIPSSWLPLVVYQLRQIAHSLVVITPNKSPQLKPEWGWTFLDEIESDRVRARLYQ
- the thiL gene encoding thiamine-phosphate kinase, whose amino-acid sequence is MLVEIPLIRDVGEQGLLQLFRPFCSDLVGDDAAVMGALPEDRELVVTTDMLVDGVHFSNATTSAGDVGWRAAAVNLSDLAAMGAQPWGVTIAVGLPPTTSVDWIKSVYQGFHDCLQQYGVQLVGGDTVRSPHTCISVTAFGTVMRGRVIQRHAAQDGDLILITGNHGLSKAGLELLLHPELADRLSDSSFREEIISSLVRSHQRPTPRLDVPPLIWSILQEQALSPPIRLAGMDSSDGLADAVLQICRASGVGARLDWQEIPIPEVIEPLAGDRALDWVLYGGEDFELVLCLPPRVAKALVARLPEAAIIGEIISGDRVEGLAWQSTFQHFQSQ
- a CDS encoding 2Fe-2S iron-sulfur cluster-binding protein, translated to MAVYQVRLLNPSLGLDRTIAVPDDEYIQDMAIAEGIRLPAGCRQGNCSACIVKVAIGEVDQSEQKFLRPEEIAAGYAITCVAYALSDCTLETHQEGVLYKSSLYAPVPELKKSESQSDRQSET
- a CDS encoding DUF4189 domain-containing protein, producing MMMRQLGRHLVLAGVMAVPMVAMSAAAASAGDLYGAIARSRSTGDKGFSWNYSTRYEAERRAIAECSSYSGAGDCEALLWFRNACGSIAESNDGGAGTGWGTTRALSQDYAIDSCNSVGSGCRVTRTICTGN